The following are from one region of the Planctomonas sp. JC2975 genome:
- the rplW gene encoding 50S ribosomal protein L23 yields the protein MATNKDPRDIIIAPVVSEKSYSLIDEGKYTFLVDPRSNKTEIKLAIEKIFKVEVASVNTLNRQGKTRRTKFGTGKRKDTKRAIVTLKSGSIDIFTAVG from the coding sequence ATGGCCACGAACAAGGACCCGCGCGACATCATCATCGCTCCGGTCGTGTCCGAGAAGAGCTACTCGCTCATCGACGAGGGCAAGTACACGTTCCTCGTCGACCCCCGCTCGAACAAGACCGAGATCAAGCTCGCGATCGAGAAGATCTTCAAGGTCGAGGTCGCATCGGTCAACACTCTGAACCGTCAGGGCAAGACGCGCCGCACCAAGTTCGGCACCGGCAAGCGCAAGGACACCAAGCGCGCCATCGTCACCCTCAAGTCCGGTTCCATCGACATCTTCACGGCTGTCGGCTAA